In Bryobacteraceae bacterium, the following proteins share a genomic window:
- a CDS encoding type II toxin-antitoxin system MqsA family antitoxin, with product MDMDAKLNTAHIECPACDSADVTTEFIEHPFHYGVGDDAVTLSCILPLRICNACGDRFIDAVGESVRHDAVCRHLGIMTPREIQELRLRFGLTQSAMSELTGIGVASLSRWECGASQQSMALNNYMFLIGFQDNLDRLRERSARQENDADLESLQRRFRTVEITRGRLSRSKGFSLRPAA from the coding sequence ATGGACATGGACGCGAAACTCAACACGGCTCACATCGAATGCCCCGCCTGTGACAGTGCCGACGTGACTACGGAGTTCATCGAGCACCCGTTCCACTACGGAGTCGGTGACGATGCGGTGACTCTTTCGTGCATACTACCGCTCCGCATCTGCAACGCATGCGGAGACCGGTTCATCGACGCGGTCGGAGAGTCAGTTCGGCACGACGCTGTCTGTCGCCATCTCGGAATAATGACGCCGCGGGAGATCCAGGAACTCCGACTCAGGTTCGGCCTCACTCAATCGGCGATGAGTGAACTAACCGGGATCGGAGTCGCGTCGTTGTCGCGATGGGAGTGCGGCGCCTCACAACAGAGTATGGCTCTCAACAACTACATGTTCCTGATAGGATTCCAGGATAACCTGGATCGACTGCGAGAGCGGTCGGCTCGACAAGAGAATGATGCGGATCTGGAGAGCCTCCAGCGGCGTTTCAGGACCGTTGAGATTACTCGAGGCAGGCTCTCCAGGAGCAAGGGCTTTTCGCTGCGCCCGGCCGCCTGA